A single region of the Salicibibacter cibi genome encodes:
- a CDS encoding thiolase family protein: protein MSNVVIGWAKRTPIGKVGGTLKSYRPEKMAAALICHMQEETGITGEKIQEVILGNVVGPGGNIARLSALSAGLPYSVPGMTIDRQCGSGLAAIEMAFERAYVNKKALFLCGGTESVSQAPWKMEKPLRPTRETPVLFERARFSPDEIGDPEMGEAAENVARTYQVSREIQDEFAYKSQQKAVQAQKEGKFEEEIVPLGQINEDECPRENTSMRKLKRMPAVFQKNGTVTAGNACPINDGAALAVVTNQKQANYLGLDTRFSIVDSCTVGVDPNLLGIGPVPAVRALLERNNLHISDIEIMEFNEAFASQVVASIQEMGISWDRINLGGGAIALGHPYGASGAVLIVRLLKEMERANAKFGIATLGIGGGMGTAMLVEQQK, encoded by the coding sequence ATGAGTAATGTTGTTATCGGCTGGGCAAAACGGACACCAATCGGCAAAGTAGGCGGCACATTAAAAAGCTACAGACCGGAAAAAATGGCTGCCGCTTTAATCTGTCACATGCAAGAAGAAACCGGCATAACAGGAGAAAAGATTCAAGAGGTGATTCTCGGAAACGTTGTCGGTCCGGGAGGAAATATCGCTCGTTTAAGCGCATTGAGCGCGGGGCTTCCTTATAGCGTACCGGGAATGACGATTGATCGCCAATGCGGATCCGGACTTGCTGCTATAGAAATGGCTTTTGAAAGGGCATATGTTAACAAAAAAGCACTTTTTCTATGCGGGGGAACTGAAAGTGTGAGCCAGGCCCCATGGAAAATGGAAAAACCGTTACGACCTACGCGAGAAACACCCGTATTATTCGAGCGGGCAAGATTTTCACCGGATGAAATCGGAGATCCCGAAATGGGGGAGGCAGCAGAGAATGTCGCTCGTACATATCAAGTATCAAGAGAAATACAGGATGAATTTGCTTATAAAAGCCAGCAAAAAGCTGTGCAAGCCCAAAAAGAAGGAAAATTTGAAGAAGAAATCGTTCCTTTAGGGCAAATAAACGAGGATGAATGCCCGAGAGAGAACACATCAATGCGAAAACTGAAGCGCATGCCCGCTGTTTTTCAAAAAAACGGAACAGTTACCGCCGGAAACGCATGCCCCATTAATGATGGAGCAGCTTTGGCCGTTGTGACAAACCAAAAGCAAGCCAACTACCTCGGCCTGGATACGCGTTTTTCCATCGTCGATAGTTGCACGGTAGGGGTCGACCCTAACTTACTCGGTATCGGTCCAGTGCCGGCGGTACGCGCATTATTAGAGCGTAATAACCTTCATATCAGCGATATTGAAATAATGGAATTTAATGAAGCTTTTGCCTCCCAAGTTGTCGCGTCCATTCAAGAGATGGGTATCTCTTGGGACCGGATAAACCTTGGCGGTGGCGCAATTGCTCTCGGTCATCCGTACGGGGCATCGGGAGCTGTCTTGATCGTCCGTTTGCTGAAAGAAATGGAAAGGGCCAATGCAAAATTCGGAATTGCCACGTTGGGAATAGGAGGGGGGATGGGAACAGCAATGTTGGTAGAGCAACAAAAATGA
- a CDS encoding AMP-binding protein codes for MNVAKGISHYAKRHPEDVAIVAGDEKHTYKSFDKITDNIARKLITYSGYENFRAAILMPNNVHFLEVFIGAAKAGWVAVTLDSKWTTEALEKCITKTSPHLLFVDPTLKQKIASLSLDTELIVCNNMEQWLNESSQHIPLPDLTGEEPFYIGFTSGSTGTPKGYIRSHRSWVASFAEGKKELPIKEGDRVLVSGSLVHSLFLYAALHTLDVGATCHLSSSPNPERLAKEIQKHGITVMYGVPTMYVRMANETQTFGHMHTLITSGAKMSSVVTKSWRKIAPKASWIDFYGSSEHSFITILHHAEEAKPSAIGRPFSSVSIDIKKEEGDVGELFVSSPMVFSGYDGGEMVSPASWIPTGDYVWQDQEGILHLAGRKQNKIVTGGLNVYSEEVEEVLRSHDEVRDVVVTGVHHHEWGEQVTAVIEIKNHRPLTKHLITQLIETCKMSLASYKCPKNWLHMDPIPLTTSGKPKRSTVKAWAVKLEGK; via the coding sequence ATGAACGTAGCTAAGGGGATATCACATTATGCGAAACGCCATCCAGAAGATGTAGCGATCGTTGCGGGAGATGAAAAACACACGTATAAATCTTTTGATAAAATAACAGATAACATCGCCCGTAAGTTGATCACGTATTCCGGTTACGAAAATTTCCGTGCCGCTATTTTGATGCCCAATAACGTTCACTTTCTGGAAGTGTTTATCGGAGCAGCGAAGGCCGGTTGGGTGGCAGTTACATTGGACTCGAAATGGACAACGGAAGCGTTGGAAAAATGCATAACGAAAACATCTCCACATTTGTTGTTTGTTGATCCCACCTTAAAACAAAAAATCGCTTCCCTGTCGCTGGATACCGAGTTAATCGTTTGCAACAATATGGAGCAATGGTTAAACGAGTCTTCTCAACATATCCCTTTGCCCGACCTTACCGGAGAGGAACCCTTTTACATTGGCTTCACTTCAGGTTCGACTGGCACACCAAAGGGGTATATTCGCTCTCATCGCTCTTGGGTGGCAAGCTTTGCGGAAGGAAAAAAAGAATTACCGATTAAAGAAGGAGATCGAGTATTGGTCTCCGGCTCTCTCGTCCATTCTCTTTTTTTATATGCTGCTTTGCATACGTTGGATGTTGGGGCTACGTGCCATTTATCATCCTCACCGAACCCGGAGCGTTTGGCAAAAGAGATTCAAAAACATGGCATCACGGTTATGTATGGGGTTCCAACAATGTACGTCCGTATGGCCAACGAAACCCAAACGTTTGGGCATATGCACACACTGATTACGTCAGGGGCCAAGATGTCTTCCGTTGTAACGAAATCATGGCGAAAAATAGCGCCAAAAGCAAGCTGGATTGATTTCTACGGTTCTTCCGAACATAGTTTTATCACAATTCTCCATCACGCGGAGGAAGCGAAACCTTCCGCTATCGGCCGGCCTTTTTCCTCTGTCTCCATTGATATAAAAAAAGAAGAAGGAGACGTTGGGGAATTGTTTGTATCCAGCCCCATGGTGTTCTCCGGCTACGATGGAGGTGAGATGGTTTCTCCGGCCTCTTGGATTCCAACCGGCGATTACGTTTGGCAAGATCAGGAGGGTATCCTTCATTTGGCGGGTCGAAAGCAAAATAAAATTGTAACCGGCGGCCTCAATGTTTATTCCGAAGAAGTGGAAGAGGTGCTTCGTTCCCATGACGAGGTTCGAGATGTTGTGGTCACAGGCGTTCACCATCATGAATGGGGCGAACAGGTAACTGCTGTTATTGAGATAAAGAATCATCGGCCACTTACCAAACATCTGATTACACAATTAATCGAAACGTGCAAAATGTCTCTAGCTTCGTATAAATGTCCAAAAAATTGGCTACATATGGATCCAATCCCACTGACAACCAGCGGAAAACCAAAAAGATCTACCGTGAAAGCGTGGGCGGTAAAACTGGAGGGGAAATAA
- a CDS encoding biotin transporter BioY, which translates to MNTKDITMMAMFAAIIGILGLFPPLILPFSPVPITAQTLGVMLAGSILGAKRGGGSALLVVALIAVGAPLLSGGRGGLGILLAPGGGYILAWPMAAFVIGFIINHAKNVTVIKAVIANLTGGVIVIHLSGILYFSWIADLPLTAAALSSLSFLPGDLAKATIAAFLSVKILQHSPFPFQNSSGVKR; encoded by the coding sequence GTGAATACAAAAGATATAACAATGATGGCGATGTTTGCAGCAATCATCGGTATTTTAGGTCTTTTTCCGCCACTTATTCTGCCTTTCAGCCCTGTGCCCATTACTGCGCAAACATTGGGGGTAATGTTAGCCGGTTCCATTCTTGGAGCAAAACGCGGAGGAGGAAGTGCTCTTCTGGTTGTGGCTTTGATAGCTGTAGGAGCACCTTTATTGTCAGGCGGACGGGGAGGGTTGGGCATACTGCTCGCTCCAGGTGGGGGATACATATTAGCTTGGCCGATGGCCGCGTTCGTCATTGGTTTTATCATTAATCATGCAAAAAATGTAACAGTAATAAAAGCTGTAATAGCTAATCTGACAGGAGGGGTTATCGTGATCCATTTATCTGGCATCCTATATTTTTCCTGGATTGCAGATCTGCCCTTAACTGCCGCGGCTCTTTCCTCTCTCTCTTTTTTGCCGGGGGATTTGGCTAAAGCGACTATAGCTGCCTTTTTATCAGTAAAAATTCTACAACATAGTCCTTTTCCTTTTCAAAATAGCTCGGGGGTGAAAAGATGA
- a CDS encoding polysaccharide deacetylase family protein has product MRNKMMLLCLLLLMLTETLIGCNPFTADSGAINDDARPFQNMNERQPEEELLDEEQITTVQYERTPAMDGGSERDVRNPNPVSNVELQNAYPDIVTLQGPPEEKQVALTFDDGPDEIITPAVLDKLDEYNVEATFFLIGERAETHPDIVERIIDEGHVIANHSWNHPEFTEISDEEVEEQIDRTETVLNDITGQKVRMFRPPYGKQNEKNVRTIGNLNYSNIIWTQDSLDWKDLEVEEVADNILSDIDYGAIVLQHSAGMEDDEGLIRTVDALDKVIPELQDDNVDFVPVDELLDERAYR; this is encoded by the coding sequence ATGCGAAATAAAATGATGTTGTTATGCCTGCTACTATTAATGTTAACGGAGACGCTCATCGGTTGTAATCCTTTCACGGCAGATTCCGGGGCTATAAATGATGATGCGCGTCCTTTTCAAAATATGAATGAACGACAACCTGAGGAAGAACTGCTGGATGAGGAGCAAATAACCACCGTTCAATACGAAAGAACACCCGCGATGGACGGGGGTTCGGAGAGAGACGTTCGTAATCCTAATCCGGTCAGCAATGTGGAGTTGCAAAATGCTTATCCGGACATTGTCACATTACAAGGTCCCCCTGAAGAAAAACAAGTAGCGTTAACTTTTGATGACGGTCCTGATGAAATAATCACTCCGGCAGTTTTAGATAAATTGGACGAATACAATGTCGAAGCAACTTTTTTTCTTATCGGGGAACGTGCGGAAACTCACCCGGACATCGTTGAGCGCATCATAGACGAAGGGCATGTTATCGCCAACCATAGCTGGAATCATCCCGAGTTTACAGAGATCAGCGATGAAGAAGTCGAAGAGCAAATAGACCGTACCGAAACTGTTCTAAATGACATTACCGGGCAAAAAGTCCGTATGTTCCGTCCTCCTTACGGAAAACAAAATGAGAAGAACGTTCGTACCATCGGGAATTTAAATTATTCCAATATCATTTGGACACAAGATTCATTGGATTGGAAGGACTTAGAAGTTGAAGAGGTGGCTGACAATATACTAAGTGATATTGATTACGGTGCCATTGTTTTACAGCATAGTGCCGGTATGGAGGACGACGAAGGATTAATAAGAACGGTAGATGCCCTCGACAAAGTGATTCCGGAACTGCAAGACGATAATGTAGATTTTGTTCCCGTGGATGAACTGCTGGATGAACGTGCGTACCGGTAA
- a CDS encoding ABC transporter permease encodes MAPEISNVSMFFLIFFVLIPVSLSYFYALGLSKSIIWSSFRGIVQLFIIGYVLTYLFSLPPAIGITIMLSIMIAVASFHASKKGAGLPFVRLIIFTIIVGVALLILAMWLGFDMISFEPDQVIPMSGMVIGNSMVAIGLALERMQSEFQQSKGKLVAALALGASPKQASTILIRKIVKAAMIPNVDGLKTVGLVQLPGMMTGLILGGVPPIEAIRYQIVISLSIFTSVSLAAMIATIVFYRFFFNKHMQLVEMKK; translated from the coding sequence ATGGCCCCTGAAATTTCGAATGTATCCATGTTTTTTCTTATATTTTTTGTTCTCATTCCTGTTTCTTTGTCTTATTTTTATGCCCTTGGCTTAAGCAAATCCATCATTTGGTCGTCTTTTCGCGGCATCGTGCAATTATTTATCATCGGCTATGTGTTAACGTATTTATTTTCACTGCCGCCGGCGATCGGGATTACGATCATGCTCTCGATTATGATTGCCGTGGCTTCCTTTCACGCGAGTAAAAAAGGGGCGGGACTGCCTTTTGTTCGCTTAATTATTTTCACGATCATTGTCGGTGTGGCCCTGCTTATCCTTGCCATGTGGCTCGGATTTGACATGATTTCTTTTGAGCCTGATCAGGTCATCCCAATGAGCGGGATGGTGATCGGCAATAGCATGGTGGCCATAGGTCTGGCGCTCGAACGCATGCAAAGCGAGTTTCAACAGTCAAAAGGGAAGCTTGTCGCTGCTTTGGCGTTGGGAGCTAGTCCGAAACAAGCCTCTACAATTCTCATCCGAAAAATCGTTAAGGCCGCGATGATCCCGAATGTCGATGGATTAAAAACCGTCGGACTCGTACAATTGCCCGGGATGATGACTGGGCTTATTTTAGGCGGTGTACCGCCCATTGAAGCGATTCGTTATCAGATTGTCATTTCCCTGAGCATTTTTACATCCGTGTCATTGGCTGCGATGATTGCGACCATTGTTTTTTATCGTTTCTTTTTTAACAAACATATGCAGTTGGTTGAAATGAAAAAATAA
- a CDS encoding ABC transporter ATP-binding protein: protein MDETETMIQMEDVHTPILQNISLQVKKGEIITLIGGSGAGKSSLLMLLNRLADPDKGMISFRGRDVRDYEIPKLRKSIGMVLQSSSLFKGTVADNLAFGPKLFQEWEENMGEELLEHVQLPASYLHRDVETLSGGEQQRVAFARTLANRPDVLLLDEVTSAVDLKNEELIEAFLLEILSINVEAIMMVTHDVKQARRLGDRTIFMENGKIVETGPTEGLFTNPQTEQLKYFLKE from the coding sequence ATGGATGAAACGGAAACGATGATTCAAATGGAAGATGTACATACTCCTATCCTTCAAAATATTTCCTTGCAAGTGAAGAAAGGCGAAATCATTACATTGATCGGAGGGTCCGGGGCCGGGAAAAGCAGCTTGCTTATGCTTCTTAATCGTTTGGCTGATCCGGATAAAGGGATGATTTCCTTTAGGGGAAGGGATGTAAGAGATTACGAAATCCCAAAACTAAGGAAATCAATAGGAATGGTATTGCAATCCTCTTCCCTTTTCAAAGGGACCGTCGCCGATAATCTGGCTTTTGGGCCGAAACTGTTTCAAGAATGGGAAGAAAACATGGGAGAAGAACTATTGGAGCATGTGCAACTTCCTGCTTCCTATTTGCATCGTGATGTGGAAACACTCTCCGGTGGGGAACAACAACGCGTCGCATTTGCTCGCACCCTTGCCAATCGACCGGATGTCTTGCTTCTTGATGAGGTAACGAGTGCCGTTGATTTAAAAAACGAGGAACTTATTGAAGCTTTTCTATTGGAAATTTTATCCATAAATGTTGAAGCGATTATGATGGTGACCCATGACGTGAAGCAGGCAAGGCGACTCGGGGACAGAACGATCTTTATGGAAAATGGTAAAATCGTGGAGACGGGACCGACGGAGGGTCTATTTACAAATCCACAAACAGAACAACTTAAGTATTTTCTAAAGGAGTGA
- a CDS encoding fatty acyl-CoA synthetase has protein sequence MKTKANEELDKTLARARRQTLGDLLARTRERMPDKLAIIYGEKELNYAELDDIVNQTARAFISNGMRKGDMISVMSKNSLDFVVVTFALARIGAVMIPINYMLSTDDVRYILEHAEVNGMIASAEYTHVLDPSAERLEINHRYLMDTDEMEGLNDGWVPLAHARVGKTKYFVDAEIDDDDLAHVLYTSGTESKPKGVMLSHKSIISEYVSCIVDGNIEPTDISIQAMPLYHCAQLHVFLGPSIYVGATCIILEAAKPDLILESIENKGASQLFCPPTAWIGLLRSPDFDHRDLSSLEKCYYGAAIMPREVLKELSERLPNARFWNFYGQTEVSPLATALQPEDQLRKLGSAGVPALNVQTKVVDDKDEEVSRGEIGEIVHRTPHAMKGYLHDPGKTAEAFRNGWFHSGDLGVMDEEGYVTIVDRKKDMINTGGVNVSSREIEEAIYEMDNVSEVAVVSVPDPYWIEAVMAIVVPKPNVPLEKEEVIEFCRETLAKYKVPKFVEVTDELPKNPSGKILKRDLRDRYQET, from the coding sequence ATGAAAACAAAAGCAAATGAAGAATTGGACAAAACATTGGCTCGTGCTAGACGCCAAACACTCGGGGATTTATTAGCCAGAACTCGAGAACGAATGCCGGACAAACTCGCCATCATTTATGGAGAAAAAGAACTGAATTACGCCGAATTGGATGATATCGTAAACCAGACGGCTCGCGCATTCATTTCTAACGGCATGCGTAAAGGCGATATGATTAGCGTCATGTCCAAAAACAGCCTTGATTTTGTCGTCGTAACATTTGCCTTGGCACGTATCGGAGCAGTGATGATTCCCATCAATTATATGCTCTCCACCGATGATGTGCGGTATATTTTAGAACACGCCGAAGTGAATGGAATGATTGCTTCTGCCGAATATACCCATGTCTTGGATCCATCTGCCGAAAGACTGGAGATCAACCATCGTTATTTAATGGATACAGATGAAATGGAGGGCTTAAACGACGGATGGGTACCATTAGCACACGCGCGTGTCGGAAAGACGAAATATTTTGTTGACGCAGAGATCGATGATGATGACCTTGCCCACGTGCTCTATACGAGCGGAACCGAGTCTAAACCAAAAGGGGTTATGCTTTCCCATAAAAGCATTATTAGCGAATATGTGAGCTGTATTGTTGATGGCAATATAGAACCAACAGACATATCGATTCAAGCGATGCCGCTCTACCACTGTGCCCAACTCCACGTCTTTCTCGGTCCCAGCATATATGTAGGCGCCACCTGTATCATTCTGGAAGCAGCAAAACCGGATCTAATTCTGGAGTCGATTGAAAACAAAGGAGCAAGTCAACTGTTTTGCCCGCCAACTGCGTGGATCGGACTACTAAGATCGCCTGATTTTGATCACCGCGATTTGTCTTCTTTGGAAAAATGCTATTATGGTGCGGCAATTATGCCCCGCGAAGTTTTGAAAGAACTCTCCGAACGTTTACCGAACGCCCGCTTTTGGAACTTTTATGGACAAACGGAAGTTTCTCCGCTCGCCACCGCTTTACAACCCGAGGATCAATTGCGAAAGCTCGGCTCGGCAGGTGTGCCCGCTTTAAACGTACAGACGAAAGTCGTCGATGATAAGGATGAAGAAGTTTCCCGCGGAGAAATCGGTGAAATTGTTCATCGTACGCCTCATGCCATGAAAGGCTATCTGCACGATCCCGGAAAAACAGCAGAAGCCTTCCGCAATGGCTGGTTCCACAGCGGTGATCTGGGCGTTATGGACGAGGAAGGGTATGTCACGATCGTCGACCGCAAAAAAGATATGATCAATACAGGCGGAGTGAACGTATCCAGCCGCGAAATTGAAGAAGCGATTTATGAAATGGATAACGTATCGGAAGTTGCTGTTGTCAGCGTACCGGACCCCTATTGGATCGAAGCGGTGATGGCCATTGTCGTTCCAAAACCGAATGTTCCATTGGAAAAAGAAGAAGTAATCGAATTTTGCCGAGAAACGTTAGCTAAATATAAAGTGCCTAAATTTGTGGAGGTAACCGATGAATTACCGAAAAATCCTAGCGGCAAAATTCTCAAACGCGACCTTCGCGATCGATATCAGGAGACGTGA
- a CDS encoding AzlD domain-containing protein produces the protein MTLTLIIIAMAIVTYLPRVLPVFIMDHLQFPGWVNKWLKAIPYAALGALIVPGIFTVEPGAPIVGIIGGLVAAVIAYFRGHIMIVIIAAIATAFIIQRF, from the coding sequence ATGACGTTAACGCTCATCATTATCGCAATGGCGATTGTTACTTATCTGCCGAGAGTGTTGCCGGTATTTATTATGGATCACCTACAATTTCCCGGGTGGGTGAACAAGTGGTTAAAGGCAATTCCTTACGCGGCGCTCGGTGCTTTAATCGTACCGGGAATATTTACGGTTGAACCGGGCGCGCCGATCGTTGGAATCATCGGCGGACTTGTGGCAGCTGTGATTGCCTATTTCAGAGGCCATATTATGATCGTGATTATTGCGGCGATCGCGACAGCGTTTATTATTCAGAGGTTTTAA
- a CDS encoding AzlC family ABC transporter permease — protein sequence MREEQLKEIHPPTYSEDYWHGLKLAVPVILGYLPIAISFGVLAVQTGISFFHALLMSMTVYAGASQFMALNMLAIGTAGLEIVLATFILNVRHFVMSISLFSNLQHIPKRWQTLLAQGITDESFALASLRQKELGSQPSAAIYLGIFSGAFGMWVIGTGIGAFIGNIVPEALSDSMGIALYALFIGLLVPAIRAYWKIGIIAAGSAGLSWFFSIYLSEGWAIVLATVFGSLIGVWVLEEEEK from the coding sequence ATGAGAGAAGAACAGCTAAAGGAAATACATCCCCCTACATATTCGGAAGATTATTGGCATGGATTAAAACTTGCTGTCCCGGTCATTCTCGGATACTTACCAATCGCGATTTCTTTTGGTGTACTCGCGGTGCAAACGGGAATTTCGTTTTTTCATGCATTATTGATGTCAATGACCGTTTACGCCGGAGCCAGTCAATTTATGGCGCTGAATATGTTAGCGATTGGAACGGCTGGCCTCGAGATTGTACTGGCAACGTTTATTTTAAATGTGCGTCACTTTGTTATGAGTATTTCTTTGTTCAGCAACTTGCAGCACATTCCGAAACGATGGCAGACGTTACTTGCCCAAGGGATAACGGACGAAAGTTTCGCCCTCGCCTCCCTTAGACAAAAAGAATTAGGTAGTCAGCCGTCTGCTGCCATTTATTTAGGCATTTTTTCGGGTGCATTTGGGATGTGGGTCATTGGCACAGGGATTGGCGCTTTTATTGGCAACATCGTGCCGGAAGCGTTAAGCGACAGCATGGGGATTGCTCTTTACGCGCTATTTATCGGATTGCTTGTTCCGGCCATTCGCGCTTACTGGAAAATAGGGATCATCGCAGCCGGAAGTGCCGGTCTTTCCTGGTTTTTTTCGATTTATCTATCGGAGGGTTGGGCGATTGTGCTTGCAACTGTGTTCGGAAGTTTGATAGGGGTGTGGGTGCTTGAGGAGGAGGAAAAATGA
- a CDS encoding helix-turn-helix domain-containing protein, which translates to MQRIRKRKGWTFDQMAERTGVSKGMLYRIEKGETHPTITTVWRIATGLNMSFSSLIKQEVEVVTVAEQKKTPDLEEDNGRCRLYLIFPFDPETHFEVYTMILRPGANYDSLPHPEGVREYITVKAGEFEITIHDKTYTLDEKKSIQFSGNVPHQYENRSNIETVLQVIMYYADEG; encoded by the coding sequence TTGCAACGAATCAGAAAAAGAAAAGGATGGACGTTTGATCAAATGGCCGAACGTACCGGTGTTAGCAAAGGAATGCTTTACCGAATCGAAAAAGGGGAGACTCACCCGACGATCACGACGGTGTGGCGGATTGCCACCGGGCTAAATATGTCGTTTTCTTCTTTAATTAAACAAGAAGTAGAAGTCGTCACCGTTGCGGAACAAAAGAAAACCCCCGATTTGGAAGAAGACAACGGTCGTTGCCGTCTGTACCTTATTTTTCCATTTGATCCCGAGACTCATTTTGAAGTGTATACGATGATTTTGCGACCGGGCGCTAATTATGACTCTTTGCCTCATCCTGAGGGGGTGCGCGAATACATTACCGTGAAGGCTGGGGAGTTTGAAATAACCATTCACGATAAGACATACACGCTGGATGAGAAAAAAAGCATTCAATTTTCGGGAAATGTTCCCCACCAATATGAAAATCGTTCCAATATAGAGACGGTTTTGCAAGTGATTATGTATTATGCGGACGAAGGATGA
- a CDS encoding D-serine ammonia-lyase: MEEQYILGHTLKTWTERHPALERIIRAEEVVWLNPNDQSFNDYRSSLSLSLVDIKEAAARFRRFQPLIATLFPETAEEEGLIESSIVQIPKMQSDLSSHYRVDLPGKLWVKADHELPISGSIKARGGIYEILKFAEHLALEHGLLQTSDDYSLLAGAEARALFQQYGIMVGSTGNLGLSIGIMGAKLGFNVEVHMSVDAKEWKKEKLRSAGVTVVEHAEDFSRAVTEGRKAAEAAPHVYFVDDEWSRDLFMGYAVAALRIKKQLETAHIQVDEAHPLLVYLPCGVGGGPGGVTFGLKQVFGDAVHCFFAEPTESPAMFLGLLTGMHEKVSVEDFGLSNRTVADGLAVGRPSGFAGKMVEKMVSGMYTVRDEHLYQLLRQLIDAEGMYLEPSALAGFPGPYNLIGTAAGKEYLKQQGLDEEKLTNATHLLWGTGGNMVPDDVRQADYQSGMK, encoded by the coding sequence ATGGAGGAGCAATATATTCTCGGACATACGTTGAAAACGTGGACCGAGCGCCATCCGGCCCTTGAAAGAATCATACGGGCGGAGGAAGTCGTCTGGTTAAACCCGAATGATCAATCGTTTAACGATTATCGTTCGTCTCTTTCTTTATCCTTGGTGGATATAAAAGAAGCAGCGGCAAGGTTCAGACGTTTTCAACCGCTTATTGCCACATTGTTCCCGGAGACAGCGGAGGAAGAGGGGTTGATTGAATCAAGCATTGTCCAAATTCCGAAGATGCAATCCGATTTATCGAGCCATTACCGTGTGGATTTACCCGGGAAACTATGGGTGAAAGCAGATCACGAATTGCCGATATCCGGGTCCATTAAAGCGCGCGGAGGGATTTACGAAATATTAAAATTCGCGGAACACTTGGCGTTGGAGCATGGGTTGCTTCAAACAAGCGATGATTACAGCCTGCTCGCCGGCGCAGAGGCCCGCGCGTTGTTTCAACAATATGGCATCATGGTTGGCTCAACCGGAAACCTAGGTTTAAGCATTGGGATCATGGGCGCGAAACTCGGTTTTAACGTGGAAGTCCATATGTCCGTGGATGCGAAAGAGTGGAAGAAGGAAAAGCTGCGGAGCGCCGGTGTCACTGTCGTTGAACATGCTGAAGATTTCTCTCGGGCTGTCACGGAAGGTCGCAAAGCCGCTGAAGCAGCCCCTCATGTTTATTTTGTCGACGACGAATGGTCCCGGGATTTGTTCATGGGTTACGCGGTCGCGGCGCTTCGCATAAAAAAACAGCTGGAAACCGCACATATTCAAGTTGATGAAGCCCATCCATTGCTCGTCTATTTGCCATGCGGCGTTGGTGGTGGACCGGGAGGTGTCACCTTTGGTTTGAAACAAGTCTTTGGGGATGCGGTTCATTGTTTTTTTGCAGAGCCGACGGAATCGCCGGCGATGTTTCTCGGTTTATTGACAGGAATGCATGAAAAAGTGAGTGTAGAAGATTTTGGATTGAGTAACCGTACAGTCGCAGATGGGCTGGCGGTAGGCAGACCTTCAGGCTTCGCCGGAAAAATGGTCGAGAAGATGGTCAGCGGTATGTATACGGTTCGGGATGAACATCTTTATCAACTTTTGCGGCAATTAATAGATGCAGAAGGGATGTATTTGGAACCTTCGGCTCTTGCCGGATTCCCCGGCCCTTACAACTTAATTGGAACGGCGGCGGGAAAAGAATATTTGAAGCAACAAGGGCTCGATGAAGAAAAACTCACCAACGCTACGCATTTGCTCTGGGGCACCGGTGGCAATATGGTTCCGGATGACGTGAGACAAGCGGATTATCAATCTGGCATGAAATAA